In the genome of Planctomyces sp. SH-PL62, the window TTTCCCGCCTTCCTCAACCCGCCGCCCACGACCGAGGGGCCGCCGTCACGCCTGACGTTCGCCGAATGGCTCGTCAACCGAGAGGCGCCGACTCCCGCCCGGTCGATCGTCAACCGCGTCTGGCAGTCGTATTTCGGCACCGGCCTGACCGCCACCAGCGAGGATCTGGGCTCGCAATGCGAGACCCCTTCGCATCCCGAGCTGCTCGACTGGCTGGCGGTCGAGTTCATGGACCGGGGCTGGAGCCTCAAGACCCTCCACCGCCTGATCGTCGAGTCGAACACCTACCGACAGACCTCGCGCGTCTCGCCCGATCTGCTCGCGAAGGACCCGTTCAACCGACTGCTCGCGCGGGGGGCGCGGGTTCGGGCCGACGCCGAGGTGGTGCGCGACGTCGCGCTGGCGGCGGGGGGGCTGCTCGACCCCACGATCGGCGGCCCCAGCGTCAACCCGCCCGCGCCGGCGTTCCTGTTCCAGCCCCCGGCGAGCTACGGCCCCAAGGCCTGGCCCGAGTCCGTCGGCTCGGAGAAGTACCGCCGGGCGCTGTACACGTTCCGATATCGCTCGATCCCTTATCCGATGCTCCAGGCGTTCGACGCCCCCAACGGCGATTTCGCCTGCGTCCGCCGCGCCCGGTCGAACACTCCGCTCCAGGCGCTGGCGCTGCTCAACGAGCCGGTGTCGCTCGACTGCGCCCGGTCGCTGGCGACGCTCGTCCTGAAGGAAGGGGGATCGACTGAGACCGACCGGCTCGTCTACGCCTTCCGTCGCTGCCTGGCCCGCAAGCCGACCGATCAGGAGATCGAGGTCCTGTCGACCTTGCTCCACAAGCAGGCCGAGCGGTTCGCGACCGGCGCCGTCGATCCGGCGAAGCTCTCCGGCGTCACCGACGGACCGGCCGCCGAGCACGCGAGCTGGACGGTCGTGGCGCGGGTACTGCTCAATCTGGACGAGACGATCACCAAGGAATAAGCGGGGACCTTCTCATGAACTGTCAGGATCGTCTGCTACGCGGCCATGACCCGCTCGACGTCTCGCGGCGATGGTTCCTCGGCCAGTGCGGCGTGGGCCTGGGAGCGATGGCCTTCCGGGAGCTTCTGGCGTCCGAGGCCCGCGCGGGATCTCCGGCGGCGGCCGGCCCGATGGCGGTCAAGGCGCCCCACTTCGCCCCCAAGGCGAAGCGGGTCATCTTCCTGTTCATGGCCGGCGGTCCTTCGCACCTGGAGATGTTCGACTCCAAGCCCCAGCTCGCCAAGTTCGACGGCACGCTGCCCCCGGCCGAACTGCTCAAGGGCTATCGCGCGGCGTTCATCAACCCGGACGCCAAGCTGCTCGGCCCCCGGTTCAAGTTCGCCAGGCACGGCCAGTCCGGCACCGAGCTTTCCGAACTGCTGCCGCACCTGGCCCGGGTGGTCGACGACGTGACGGTGGTCAAGGGGATGTCGACCGACGCGTTCAACCACGCCCCCGGCCAGATCATGATGAGCACCGGCTCGATGATCTTCGGGAGGCCCAGCCTCGGGGCCTGGACCTGCTACGGCCTGGGGTCGGAGGCCAACGACTTGCCGGGGTTCGTCGTCTTCAGCACCGGCAAGAAGGGCCCGAGCGGCGGGAACTCGAACTGGGGGAGCGGATTCCTCCCCACCGTCTACCAGGGGGTGCAGTTCCGCACCGGCGGCGATCCGGTCCTCTACCTCTCGAATCCCGAAGGGGTCGATCGGGAGATCCAGCGAGACTCGCTGGACGCCATCCACAGCCTGGACGCCCAGCGCCTGGAGGTCATGGGCGATCCCGAGATCGCCACCCGGATCAACTCGTACGAGACGGCGTTCCGGATGCAGATGTCGGCCCCGGACGTGATGGACCTTTCCAAGGAGCCCCAGCACATCCTGGATCTCTACGGGGTGGAGCCGGGCAAGGGCTCGTTCGCCGGCACCTGCCTGCTCGCCCGCCGCCTGCTGGAGCGCGGCGTCCGGTTCGTAGAGATCTTCCATGAGGCCTGGGACCAGCACGGAAACCTCGTCGCCGACCTGAAGCACAACTGCGCCGACACCGATCAGGCCTGCGCCGCCCTGGTCCAGGACCTGAAGCAGCGCGGGATGCTGGAAGACACCCTGGTCGTCTGGGGGGGGGAGTTCGGCCGCACGCCGATGGTGCAGGGGGGCTCCGACGGTCGCGACCACCACCCCAACGCGTTCACGATGTGGCTGGCCGGCGGCGGCTCCAAACCAGGGATCAGCTTCGGCGAGACCGACGACCTGGGGTTCGGCGTCGCCCGAGACAAGGTCCACGTCCACGACCTGAACGCGACGATCCTCCATCTCCTGGGCTTCGATCACACCAAGCTGACCTATCGCTTCCAGGGGCGAGACTTCCGCCTGACCGACGTCCACGGCGAAGTCGTCAGCGAGCTGCTGGCCTGACCTTCGCGGCGGCCGCGGCCTGCTCCCGGACCTCCCGCGCCCGCGCCTCCGCGGCGCGGGCCTCGATCTCCCGACCGAGCTTGTCGAGGACCGCCGCGCGGCCGACCAACGCGTCGGCGAGGTCGGCGGTGGGCGTCTCGGAGTACTCGTGGATCCGGATCGCGCGGCGATAGTTGGCGTCGGCCTCGGTGTAAGAGCCGATCTTCGCCTCGACGTCCGCGAGTTCCTTGATGGTGAGGGCGAGCCGGGGGTCGGCCAGGCCCACGTTCTTCCCCTCGATGGCGATCGCCCGGACGAGGAGCGGCGCGGCCTCGGCGTCGTGGTGCAACTCGCGTTCGATCACGGCCAGGAGGTAGAGGCTGTCGAACATCGCGTCGTCGCGCGTTTTGGGGTCGAGCCCGCGGACCTCGACGACCCACTTCGCCAGCGGCCGGGCCTCGGCGAATCGATTCTGCGCGCAGAGCACGCGAGAGAGGTCGTGGTAACTCCTCGCCGCCAACCGGGGGTGCGCCTTCGCGTAGGGGCGGATCGTCTCGATGGCCTTGCCGAACCGGAATTCCGCGATGTCGAGCTCGCCCCTGGAAAAGGCCGCCCAGCCCATGTCGTTGTAATAGGCCCAGTCGCCGACGACGTTGGGAGGCTCGGTCCCGTCCTCCGCGCGGAGAGGATTCGAAGCCGTCGCGAAGAGGACGAGCACCCCGACGACGTTTACGAGATGCGTCTTCACATCAAATCCCCATTTCGATATGGATCCTACGGCCGACGTCCGCACCTTCCATTCTACGCGCTCAACGAGGATGTGGTGCGTCCTTCCCAGGACGACCCGACAGCGACTCGAGGTCGATCTCGGTCGACGGTCGGACGTCGGCCTTGAGGACTCGCCGCATCAGGCCGAGGGCCGAACGGCTGTCCGGATCCTCGACGGCCGCCACGCAGTCCTCGGGGATGATCAGCCGAAACTCGCGCATGTAGGCGTCGTTGGCGGTGAAGAGGACGCAGATGTCGGTGGTCACGCCGGCGAGGATCAGCGTCCTGGCGCCCAGGTATTCGAGCAGGGTCCCCAGGGTCGTGGAGAAGAAGCCCGAATGCTTGGGCTTGATGACCAGGTAGTCGGACTCCTCGGGGACGATCTGGTCGACGAATTCTCGCCCGGGTGCGTCCGGCGTGAGGCAATGCTCGACGAGGCTGCGGAAGTCGGACCGCCAGCGTCCGAAGTTGTCGTTGACGTACACGACGGGGACGCCCGAGGCCCTCGCGCGGGCGGCGAGCCGGGCGAGCGGTCCGGCGATCGGCCGGGCGTGGGCGAGGAGCTTCTCGGCGTCCGGGAAATCGAAACGGTTGACGACGTCGATGAGCAGCAACGCGCCGTCGGCCTTGTCGGGGGCGAAGCCGTGGAGGTCGGAGTTCTTCTCGGCCATGTCCGTGATCCTGGTGGGGGCGGGGAGATCGCGTCGTTGGAGAAGGGACGCGCGGCGACGGGATTGCGGCAAAGGGCGTGCCGCCCCATGATGGGAGCCTCCTACGAGCCATCGAGACCCAGACGACCGGGACGTTTCCGATGCTGCAACGTCGATTGCGCCTGCTCCAGGCGGTGAGCCTCAACATGTCGATGATGGTGGGCGTGGGGCCCTTCATCACCATCCCGGCCATCATCGCCACCATGGGCGGGCCGCAGGCGATGCTCGGCTGGATCCTCGGCGCGCTGGTTGCGCTGGCCGACGGCTTCGTCTGGTGCGAGCTGGCCTCGGCCTTCCCCGGCTCGGGCGGGACGTATCATTTCTTCGACGCGGCGTACGGCGACTCGCGGGCGGGTCGGTCGCTCAAATTCCTGTTCGTCTGGCAGTTCTTGTTCAGCGGCCCGCTGGAGGTCGCCACCGGCGCGATCGGCCTGGCGCAGTACACCGGGTTCTTCTTCCCCGTGTTGCAGCAGACGGCCTGGAACTGGGGGACGATCGTCCCCGGCGTCGATTCGCCGGTGCCGTGGTTCAACCTCCTCGGCGTCGGCGTGATGGGCCTGGTGACCTTCCTGGCCTATCGCCGCATCGAGATGGCCGGTCGGCTCATGGTCGTGCTCTGGGTCGGCATGCTGTTCACGGTGGGATGGGTGATCGCCGCCGGGTTGTCGCAGTTCGACGCTGGGCTCGCGTTCACCTTCCCCGAGCACGCCTGGGACCTGACCGCCGCCAACTCGACCGGCCTCGGCATGGCCTTGGCCATCGCCATGTACGACTTCCTGGGTTACTACCAGATCTGCTATCTGGGGGACGAGGTCGAGGACCCGTCGCGGACGATCCCCCGGGCGATCCTGAT includes:
- a CDS encoding DUF1501 domain-containing protein; amino-acid sequence: MNCQDRLLRGHDPLDVSRRWFLGQCGVGLGAMAFRELLASEARAGSPAAAGPMAVKAPHFAPKAKRVIFLFMAGGPSHLEMFDSKPQLAKFDGTLPPAELLKGYRAAFINPDAKLLGPRFKFARHGQSGTELSELLPHLARVVDDVTVVKGMSTDAFNHAPGQIMMSTGSMIFGRPSLGAWTCYGLGSEANDLPGFVVFSTGKKGPSGGNSNWGSGFLPTVYQGVQFRTGGDPVLYLSNPEGVDREIQRDSLDAIHSLDAQRLEVMGDPEIATRINSYETAFRMQMSAPDVMDLSKEPQHILDLYGVEPGKGSFAGTCLLARRLLERGVRFVEIFHEAWDQHGNLVADLKHNCADTDQACAALVQDLKQRGMLEDTLVVWGGEFGRTPMVQGGSDGRDHHPNAFTMWLAGGGSKPGISFGETDDLGFGVARDKVHVHDLNATILHLLGFDHTKLTYRFQGRDFRLTDVHGEVVSELLA
- a CDS encoding tetratricopeptide repeat protein; translated protein: MKTHLVNVVGVLVLFATASNPLRAEDGTEPPNVVGDWAYYNDMGWAAFSRGELDIAEFRFGKAIETIRPYAKAHPRLAARSYHDLSRVLCAQNRFAEARPLAKWVVEVRGLDPKTRDDAMFDSLYLLAVIERELHHDAEAAPLLVRAIAIEGKNVGLADPRLALTIKELADVEAKIGSYTEADANYRRAIRIHEYSETPTADLADALVGRAAVLDKLGREIEARAAEARAREVREQAAAAAKVRPAAR
- a CDS encoding cysteine hydrolase family protein; the protein is MAEKNSDLHGFAPDKADGALLLIDVVNRFDFPDAEKLLAHARPIAGPLARLAARARASGVPVVYVNDNFGRWRSDFRSLVEHCLTPDAPGREFVDQIVPEESDYLVIKPKHSGFFSTTLGTLLEYLGARTLILAGVTTDICVLFTANDAYMREFRLIIPEDCVAAVEDPDSRSALGLMRRVLKADVRPSTEIDLESLSGRPGKDAPHPR
- a CDS encoding APC family permease; protein product: MLQRRLRLLQAVSLNMSMMVGVGPFITIPAIIATMGGPQAMLGWILGALVALADGFVWCELASAFPGSGGTYHFFDAAYGDSRAGRSLKFLFVWQFLFSGPLEVATGAIGLAQYTGFFFPVLQQTAWNWGTIVPGVDSPVPWFNLLGVGVMGLVTFLAYRRIEMAGRLMVVLWVGMLFTVGWVIAAGLSQFDAGLAFTFPEHAWDLTAANSTGLGMALAIAMYDFLGYYQICYLGDEVEDPSRTIPRAILISVLAIGAIYLTMNVCILGVLPWQEAMKSKHVASDMMQRVMGPRAASLLTLMIIWTALASTFAALLGYSRVPYASAKAGHFPRFFAATHPKHEFPHRSLMLIGGLGMLACLADLGTVIAALLTSRILIQFVGQIATVFWIRRRPEVMARLRFRMPLFPLPALAALVGWLFVFGTSKWHIIGYGLGSLGLGVVAFLIWDRLHPGRGNGPETDTPPVQS